In a genomic window of Clavelina lepadiformis chromosome 7, kaClaLepa1.1, whole genome shotgun sequence:
- the LOC143465793 gene encoding protein lin-7 homolog C-like yields the protein MTMGSEPLTLERDITRACELIDILKSSGQVPTQKLEQLQAVLRSEFLQAVREVYEHVYETVDISASPDIAANATAKATVAAFAASEGHAHPRVVELPKTDEGLGFNVMGGKEQNSPIYISRIIPSGVADRHGTLKRGDQLLSVNGVSVEGECHEKAVDLLKAAQGSVKLVVRYTPKVLEEMESRFERMRLSRRQHQHSSG from the exons ATGACAATGGGTTCGGAACCACTGACATTGGAACGTGACATCACTAGAGCGTGTGAGCTCATCGATATTTTGAAG TCTAGTGGCCAAGTTCCGACACAGAAGTTGGAACAATTGCAAGCTGTCCTTCGCAGTGAGTTTTTGCAGGCGGTACGCGAAGTTTACGAGCATGTTTATGAGACCGTTGATATATCGGCAAGTCCTGACATTGCTGCAAATGCAACTGCAAAG GCAACAGTGGCAGCATTTGCTGCGAGTGAAGGTCACGCACACCCCAGAGTGGTTGAACTCCCTAAGACTGACGAAGGCCTGGGCTTTAACGTGATGGGTGGAAAGGAGCAAAACTCCCCAATTTACATCTCACGAATCATTCCCAGTGGCGTCGCAGACAGACACGGTACGCTCAAGCGTGGCGACCAGTTGCTGTCGGTCAACGGAGTG TCGGTTGAAGGGGAGTGCCACGAGAAAGCTGTTGACCTCCTGAAAGCTGCTCAGGGGAGTGTGAAGTTGGTCGTCCGGTACACACCGAAGGTCCTCGAGGAGATGGAGAGTAGATTTGAGAGGATGAGGCTTTCCAGGAGACAGCATCAGCACAGCTCTGGTtga
- the LOC143464700 gene encoding headcase protein homolog gives MAGKRNRKDSDRSAGSGCSSGVPPGDDSPCGGACSSSSSGSLGSDSGDTLMRTCCFPMGCPFGEDAEAPEHLMVKVICTYDACPTSQYMHAECFTHWEDGLLSYLRSHGRARSWSDKQRRQNLWTKKGYDLAYRACVCKCKHGHLRKDLDWNPQSPSGASEQDLNNKKKNRKKHKDLPSLGSGVGLNGNFNRTKSKPIPNSKDARMRHSSTSSTPSVDQGYLSASPNTTEMGPAVFSPPSTQRSVFPFHNFPQSRTSNGLHLPSTSPLLEIPDDGSSPQSQLSPTSMDPPFTSPLSGFTPPTSPDEGLVQKPMERRNNQLSDVYENEIRRLFPSAGDVPSHPASDIQAMTTLIDNLRRRTRSTPGHSPYNETFASDQYVTNGMAQLNLCPDAPNTPYSEPHPLTYSMSFPPSAPRNAMTAFGNQGNQNLSSLGNGMTSSYADIINQEQRNAQLMLALRQKEQREIEKRELNKYILSMMTSEENKPQVIKIPHENGRQRSHTEIRLVPMRSTAFSKRYDFSLFEGVLSRSHVNPYHIKMEGEGYGSDDLRNFILASLSKAKCSQMNCVMCGVDLPVYDHFPLVDGTMFLSTERNERSTRNCFKIKVDSKCEYVHAVCMRCLEGLHNIVCRLCNTRWEGLHHQLGTLYMYDIFAASPCCQHRLCCKHCGGVIVNIRRGLTYFSDYSSQKTCPHCSARDYHFVRPASTFQLMGLVFS, from the exons ATGGCTGGAAAACGAAATCGTAAAGATAGTGACCGATCTGCTGGCAGTGGATGCAGCTCTGGTGTGCCTCCTGGTGATGATTCTCCTTGTGGAG GAGCATGTTCAAGCAGTAGCTCGGGATCACTGGGTAGTGACAGTGGGGATACCCTTATGAGAACCTGCTGCTTCCCTATGGGATGCCCTTTTGGGGAAGACGCTGAGGCCCCCGAACATTTG aTGGTGAAAGTGATATGCACTTACGATGCATGTCCTACAAGCCAGTACATGCATGCAGAGTGCTTCACACACTGGGAGGACGGACTACTAAGCTACCTCCGATCTCACG GTCGGGCACGGAGCTGGTCTGACAAGCAACGACGTCAGAACTTGTGGACAAAGAAAGGCTACGACCTCGCCTACAGAGCGTGCGTGTGCAAGTGTAAGCATGGACACCTTAGGAAAGATCTAGACTGGAACCCACAATCTCCATCTGGTG CGTCCGAGCAAGATCTGAAcaacaagaagaaaaacaGGAAGAAACACAAAGATCTTCCAAGTCTGGGAAGTGGAGTCGGTCTGAACGGGAACTTCAACAGGACCAAGTCCAAACCAATCCCTAACAG CAAAGACGCCCGCATGCGTCACAGTTCGACAAGTTCCACCCCATCTGTGGATCAAGGATATCTCAGCGCCTCCCCCAACACAACGGAGATGGGTCCCGCCGTGTTTTCGCCCCCTTCCACTCAACGGTCTGTGTTCCCGTTTCACAATTTTCCCCAGTCTCGTACATCAAATGGGTTGCATCTACCATCCACTTCACCCCTGCTCGAAATCCCCGATGACGGGAGTTCCCCACAAAGCCAACTTTCTCCCACATCGATGGATCCTCCGTTCACCTCCCCACTTTCTGGGTTCACACCCCCCACGTCACCCGACGAAGGCCTTGTGCAGAAACCCATGGAGAGGCGCAACAACCAGTTATCTGATGTCTATGAGAACGAGATCCGCCGATTATTTCCCAGTGCGGGGGACGTACCCTCCCACCCCGCCAGTGACATCCAAGCCATGACCACCCTCATTGACAACCTGCGCCGCCGCACTCGCTCCACGCCAGGCCACTCACCCTACAACGAAACCTTCGCCAGCGACCAATACGTAACAAACGGAATGGCCCAACTCAATCTGTGCCCGGATGCCCCCAACACCCCCTACAGTGAGCCCCACCCCCTCACTTACTCTATGAGCTTTCCACCGTCAGCTCCGCGTAATGCAATGACCGCGTTCGGTAACCAGGGCAACCAGAACCTCTCCAGCTTGGGCAACGGAATGACGTCTTCGTACGCTGACATCATCAATCAGGAGCAACGTAACGCGCAGTTGATGCTGGCATTACGTCAGAAGGAGCAGCGAGAGATAGAAAAACGAGAATTGAACAAATACATCTTGAGCATGATGACGTCAGAGGAAAACAAACCGCAG GTGATTAAGATCCCGCACGAGAACGGTCGTCAGAGGAGCCACACCGAGATACGGTTGGTGCCGATGCGCTCCACCGCATTCAGCAAAAGATACGACTTCTCGCTCTTCGAG GGAGTCTTGTCGCGATCTCACGTCAACCCATACCACATCAAGATGGAGGGCGAAGGCTACGGGAGCGACGATCTTCGCAACTTCATCTTGGCCAGCTTGAGCAAGGCGAAGTGCTCACAG ATGAACTGCGTCATGTGCGGAGTCGACTTGCCGGTTTACGACCATTTCCCGCTGGTCGACGGCACGATGTTCCTCAGCACCGAAAGAAACGAGAGAAGCACCAGGAATTGTTTCAAG ATAAAAGTCGACTCGAAGTGCGAATACGTACACGCTGTCTGCATGCGTTGTCTGGAAGGGCTCCACAACATCGTGTGCAGGTTGTGCAATACCAGATGGGAAGGACTGCATCATCAGTTGG GGACCCTGTACATGTACGACATCTTTGCCGCTTCCCCGTGTTGCCAGCATCGACTGTGCTGCAAGCATTGTG GAGGGGTCATCGTCAACATCAGGCGCGGTCTCACCTACTTCAGCGACTACAGCAGCCAGAAGACTTGCCCCCATTGTAGCGCGCGTGATTACCACTTCGTCCGTCCCGCCTCTACTTTCCAGCTCATGGGCCTCGTCTTCTCATAA
- the LOC143464819 gene encoding protein phosphatase 1A-like, whose translation MGAFLDKPKVEKENEDGRGNEVDYAVSSMQGWRVDMEDSHTAKLSLDGLPNWSFFAVFDGHAGSKVAEYSSQHLLEVILEQKNIKQLISDGGENEEEELIKKAVTEAFLKLDVTMREISDAKNGFDRSGSTSVCVLISPSRYYFINCGDSRAMLCRQGEVHFATADHKPNNPIERERIQNAGGSVMIQRVNGSLAVSRALGDYEYKNVENKGPTEQLVSPEPDITVIERNSKEDEFLVLACDGIYDVSTNEELCSYIMSRLRITENLTDICNDVVDMSLNKGSRDNMTLVLLGFPAIPKPTEKAREQEKKLDDSLRDMMKDICTRAKDSRGNNVDFSFVLETFINEHEKIEGLPPGGGIYSKRGFLESVYKEFFPEGSSAINGDACDIDELGPDSETSTPMESESGV comes from the exons ATGGGGGCATTTTTAGACAAACCAAAGGTTGAGAAAGAGAATGAGGACGGCCGTGGTAATGAAGTGGACTATGCCGTCAGCAGCATGCAAGGCTGGCGGGTGGATATGGAAGATAGCCACACTGCAAAGTTGAGTCTTGACGGCCTTCCCAATTGGTCATTCTTTGCCGTGTTCGATGGTCACGCTGGTTCCAAAGTTGCAGAATACTCGTCACAGCATCTTCTTGAAGTCATACTGGAACAGAAGAACATTAAACAACTAATCAGTGATGGAGGGGAGAATGAGGAGGAAGAACTGATCAAAAAAGCCGTCACTGAagcgtttttaaaacttgatgTCACCATGCGAGAAATATCAGATGCAAAAAATGGTTTTGATCGCAGCGGATCTACATCGGTATGTGTCCTCATATCTCCTTCACGGTACTATTTCATCAACTGCGGAGACTCCAGAGCAATGCTGTGCCGTCAGGGTGAAGTTCATTTTGCCACCGCAGACCACAAACCCAACAACCCGATAGAGAGGGAGAGAATTCAGAACGCAGGAGGCAGCGTGATGATTCAACGAGTGAACGGATCCCTTGCCGTGTCCCGAGCTCTTGGCGATTACGAGTACAAGAATGTCGAAAACAAAGGACCGACTGAACAATTAGTGTCCCCAGAGCCAGATATCACAGTGATTGAGAGGAACAGCAAGGAAGATGAGTTTCTCGTCCTTGCCTGTGACGGTATCTACGATGTGTCGACCAATGAAGAGTTATGCAGTTATATCATGTCAAGGTTAAGAATCACTGAGAATCTCACCGACATATGCAACGATGTAGTAGATATGAGCTTAAATAAG GGAAGCCGTGACAACATGACACTCGTTCTGCTCGGATTTCCCGCAATTCCGAAACCAACTGAGAAAGCGAGAGAACAGGAAAAGAAGTTAGACGATAGTCTCCGTGACATGATGAAAG ACATCTGCACTAGAGCAAAGGACTCCCGAGGAAACAATGTCGATTTTTCATTTGTCCTCGAAACTTTTATCAATGAACATGAGAAAATAGAGGGTCTTCCTCCAGGTGGTGGGATATACTCTAA GCGAGGTTTCCTGGAAAGTGTATACAAGGAATTCTTCCCTGAAGGCAGCAGCGCCATCAACGGTGATGCGTGTGATATCGATGAATTGGGCCCAGATTCAGAGACATCAACTCCAATGGAG tCTGAATCCGGTGTTTAA
- the LOC143464701 gene encoding uncharacterized protein LOC143464701, translated as MILLICLWQQSVLQTCLAFFSWTIIHFFLDFSLNQLAVTGQAAAAGSDRRGLKVVRSCQQKILKSIRGLFDLSHSVLVSIWAFLLITSRMNDVESHAFLLLSSLGYHSYSTYWLLREFLDSKKRDQLENNSNNSSLIRLIHSCLSLAIVVFSIRAISIEMAGWRNTVVPLMMDMHPSSGWNQPTNVQRKALSHHLLAKSSDIAWLLTLNLLVHELPGIFLHTIRLMKISDPTDGQIKEESWTNDVFQSEPASSAASIGAAAWRRERGLKISDNKKKRNSVAEKALSILHRVSFALIQVLGGFIVIHLVLVKESLVRDTCYVASALLLHGMTLYLFGGIISYTTKANSAGAARGRTKRSLSYQLATSVNDSWLR; from the coding sequence ATGATTTTGTTGATATGTTTATGGCAGCAGAGTGTATTACAGACTTGCTTGGCGTTTTTCTCCTGGACAATCATACATTTCTTCTTGGACTTCAGTTTAAACCAACTCGCCGTAACCGGTCAAGCTGCGGCAGCAGGCTCTGATAGACGAGGCTTAAAAGTGGTCCGATCATGCCAGCAGAAAATCTTAAAATCGATTCGCGGTTTATTTGATTTATCCCATTCCGTCCTCGTCTCGATCTGGGCTTTCCTGCTCATCACGTCACGCATGAATGACGTCGAATCGCACGCGTTCCTGCTCCTTTCAAGTCTCGGTTACCATAGTTACTCCACCTACTGGTTGCTGAGAGAATTCTTGGACAGCAAGAAACGGGACCAACTGGAAAATAATTCGAACAATTCATCCTTGATACGGTTAATTCATAGTTGTCTGTCGCTAGCAATCGTTGTCTTCAGCATTAGAGCAATCTCTATAGAAATGGCGGGATGGCGAAACACGGTGGTTCCCCTGATGATGGACATGCACCCCTCTTCCGGGTGGAACCAGCCCACAAACGTACAGAGGAAAGCTCTATCGCACCACCTGCTGGCTAAATCATCGGACATCGCCTGGCTTTTGACCTTGAACCTTCTAGTTCATGAATTGCCCGGTATATTTCTGCACACAATTCGACTGATGAAGATCTCCGACCCGACTGACGGCCAGATAAAGGAAGAATCTTGGACCAACGACGTTTTCCAGTCTGAGCCGGCTTCATCAGCAGCTAGCATTGGCGCCGCCGCGTGGCGAAGAGAACGCGGACTGAAAATATCCgacaataaaaagaaaaggaaCTCTGTGGCGGAAAAGGCGCTGTCAATATTACATCGCGTTTCATTCGCGTTGATTCAGGTTCTAGGCGGTTTTATTGTCATCCACTTAGTTTTAGTGAAGGAATCACTCGTCCGTGACACATGTTACGTCGCTTCCGCTTTATTGCTACACGGCATGACGCTCTATTTGTTTGGCGGAATCATATCCTACACAACTAAAGCCAACTCAGCTGGCGCGGCTCGAGGCCGTACAAAGAGAAGCCTCTCTTATCAACTGGCCACGTCTGTCAACGATTCCTGGTTGCGCTAA
- the LOC143465900 gene encoding uncharacterized protein LOC143465900, with the protein MDAKSNELNSSESDNFAPEYRDRLRTWLIKMIHSETIPGLRWENDEKTIFRMPWKHAGRQDYNLEEDSKIFMAWAKHSGRYREGVDKPEPIVWKTRLRCALNKMPDIRELPDRSRLDISEPYRVYQLLPPVHKASQIRRRLYKRSQSQEPDHGHGFGEVGQGQIFKSGAFEVNGENWTKPISAQRRNSSIDTAGYAGKTSPQLLEAQALSSPRFWFSPPAQIPLKSSISPVLSTMHLSRPNPVPLDTAATSVGHSAYPLLPPFPTPFTFPPSTIPQLLTAAAPCFEAFRQQLTLAGQALAPGQRKEADIAFALSRNVSLEQVNAKKSLESVKLEKEDVIRHRLSKLAEGTDDIGHNPFMLHRKAAELEEVLASLKLLLGQNSSEQPERSTSRMRLDEAEKRIKVLERDLAESRTAHAREREAREKLEIEREKTKVVLEQMGDGIRSLAVRIHPRDEEMLSAFSRQTAIQPIKNSNDVSRFQKESELHSTQTTTTAFSDVTQAAIMRPHTRYFQVEPNRFVASQSPTLERHLSKDASSKRLSPSPLDLSVTSPTKRKRTSTEDSDTYWGIPSKSVRSSFSAGRLTSLSPCHSSDEKRSPTSPLSASSESSDYVTSNRKPRSTDLRSSSLSPPHRAGGLLQNHHQGTIQVS; encoded by the exons ATGGATGCCAAAAGCAACGAACTTAACTCTTCAGAAAGCGACAATTTTGCACCGGAGTACCGAGACAGGCTAAGAACTTGGCTGATTAAGATGATACACAG TGAGACGATTCCAGGCCTGAGGTGGGAGAACGATGAGAAAACGATATTTCGGATGCCATGGAAACACGCGGGAAGACAAGATTACAACTTAGAGGAGGATTCAAAGATTTTTATG GCGTGGGCGAAACACAGCGGAAGATACAGGGAAGGGGTCGATAAACCGGAACCGATTGTTTGGAAGACAAGGCTCCGTTGTGCGCTCAACAAGATGCCAGACATTCGAGAATTGCCCGATCGCAGCAGGTTGGACATCAGTGAACCTTACAGGGTCTATCAGCTCCTTCCGCCCGTACACAAAG CCTCCCAAATTCGACGAAGATTATACAAAAGGAGTCAAAGTCAGGAACCGGACCACGGTCACGGCTTTGGCGAAGTTGGTCAAGGTCAAATATTTAAGAGCGGAGCTTTTGAGGTGAACGGAGAAAACTGGACCAAGCCGATTTCCGCTCAGAGAAGAAACAGCTCAATCGAC ACTGCAGGCTATGCTGGAAAAACATCGCCGCAATTGCTCGAGGCGCAGGCATTATCTTCGCCGCGATTTTGGTTCAGTCCTCCCGCGCAGATACCGTTGAAATCGTCAATCTCTCCAGTCCTATCAACGATGCACCTTTCCCGTCCTAATCCGGTTCCTCTAGATACAGCGGCAACTTCCGTCGGACATTCCGCTTATCCGTTACTTCCTCCTTTTCCAACGCCCTTCACTTTTCCGCCTTCCACCATTCCGCAACTTTTGACAGCTGCTGCTCCGTGTTTTGAAGCTTTCCGACAACAACTCACACTTGCTGGTCAAGCACTGGCACCGGGGCAAAGAAAAGAGGCGGATATAGCTTTCGCATTATCCAGAAACGTATCACTTGaacag GTCAACGCCAAGAAATCGCTGGAGAGCGTCAAGTTAGAAAAGGAAGACGTTATCCGGCATAGGCTGTCTAAACTAGCCGAAGGGACAGACGACATAGGCCACAAC CCTTTCATGCTGCATCGTAAAGCGGCAGAATTAGAAGAAGTTTTGGCAAGCTTGAAATTGCTACTCGGGCAAAATTCGTCGGAACAACCGGAG AGGTCGACATCGCGTATGAGACTCGATGAAGCGGAGAAAAGAATCAAAGTTTTGGAGCGAGACCTTGCCGAAAGTCGTACTGCGCATGCGCGTGAAAGGGAAGCACGAGAAAAGCTGGAAATCGAGCGCGAGAAAACGAAAGTAGTCTTGGAGCAGATGGGAGATGGTATAAGAAGTCTTGCTGTGCGTATTCATCCGCGGGATGAGGAAATGTTGAGCGCATTTTCGCGACAGACAGCGATCCAACCAATTAAG AACTCCAATGACGTGTCCAGATTCCAGAAGGAAAGCGAACTCCACTCAACTCAGACAACAACAACGGCGTTTAGTGACGTCACACAAGCCGCAATTATGAGGCCACACACGCGTTACTTTCAAGTGGAACCAAATCGTTTCGTGGCGTCGCAAAGTCCCACTCTAGAGCGCCATCTATCGAAAGATGCGTCATCGAAGCGATTATCGCCGTCGCCGTTGGACCTGAGCG TGACGTCACCGACTAAGAGAAAAAGGACTTCCACCGAAGACAGCGACACCTATTGGGGAATTCCATCAAAGTCTGTGAGGTCATCATTCAGTGCCGGGAGGTTGACGTCACTATCACCTTGCCATTCATCTGACGAAAAACGAAGTCCGACGTCACCGCTCTCGGCTTCAAGCGAATCATCTGATTACGTCACAAGCAACAGAAAACCAAGAAGCACTGACCTACGTAGCAGCTCTTTGTCGCCGCCCCACCGAGCCGGTGGATTACTGCAAAACCACCACCAGGGGACTATTCAAGTCAGTTGA
- the LOC143464702 gene encoding ras-related protein Rab-32-like — protein MADKKEYLFKVLVVGDLGVGKTSIIKRYVHQIFSQHYRATIGVDFALKVIHWNDDTLIRLQLWDIAGQERFGNMTRVYYREAVGAFVVFDVTRASTFEAVNKWKNDLDSKVTLPNGQNIPAVLLGNKCDQMKEGLTKNKSQMDQYCKEKGFAAWYETSAKANINVEEAAKFLVGQMLANDKTYPSRDIDLNSLDLNMPLEETKTGCCG, from the exons ATGGCAGACAAGAAAGAATATCTTTTCAAG GTGCTAGTAGTAGGCGACTTGGGAGTGGGCAAGACAAGCATAATAAAGCGGTATGTCCATCAGATATTCTCGCAGCATTACCGGGCGACTATTGGTGTTGACTTTGCACTTAAAGTTATCCACTGGAACGACGACACCCTGATAAGGCTACAGCTGTGGGACATTGCAG GACAGGAAAGATTCGGGAATATGACGCGGGTTTATTATCGAGAAGCGGTTGGCGCGTTTGTTGTGTTCGATGTCACAAGAGCATCGACGTTCGAAGCGGTAAATAAATGGAAAAACGACCTGGACAGCAAG GTGACGTTGCCCAATGGGCAGAATATCCCGGCAGTGCTTTTGGGAAACAAATGCGACCAAATGAAAGAGGGCTTGACCAAGAATAAGTCTCAGATGGACCAATACTGCAAAGAAAAAGGTTTCGCCGCCTGGTATGAAACGTCGGCAAAG GCAAACATAAACGTCGAAGAAGCGGCAAAGTTTCTGGTTGGTCAAATGTTGGCCAATGACAAAACGTACCCGAGCAGAGACATCGATTTGAATAGCCTGGACTTGAACATGCCGCTTGAAGAAACGAAAACAGGATGTTGTGGTTGA